AAAGAAGCATGGAGTTAGGAATGCCATGGTTACAACATGCCCACCAACGGGATCCGTTTCAATGATAGCCGATACATCGAGTGGAATAGAACCAATATTCGCCCTAGTCTATAAGAAGAGCGTCACGGTTGGGGAATTCTATTACGTTGACCCAGTATTTGAGAGCGAGCTTAAGAGAAGAGGCCTGTGGAGCGAGGAGTTGCTAAAGAAGATAAGCGACAATTATGGTTCAGTTCAAGGTCTGGAAGAAATTCCAGAGGACATGAAGAAGGTCTTCGTGACGGCTATGGACATACACTGGCTCGATCATATCCTTGCCCAGGCAAGTATTCAGCTATGGCTTACTGATTCCGCGAGCAAGACGATAAACATGCCGAATGACGCTACCGTTGAGGATGTTAAAGCCGCGTACTTATTCGCTTACTTCCTTGGCTGTAAGGGTGTCACCGTATACAGAGATGGCTCGCTCTCTGTTCAGGTGTACAGCGTTGAGGGAAGAAAGAGAAGATACAGGGCAAAGCCAAGTGAGTACGCTAAGAAGATCTTACTCGAGATAGTTGAGAAGGAACCTTGGATTAAGAACTTGATAAACGTTGATGAGATACTCAATGGAAGGAGTGAGAAGGCTGAGGGAATAACTTTCTCCCTTGGAGGCTTCAAGGCAGGAAGTCAGCATAGCCACACCCCAGGAAGGGAAGAAATACCAGAAGAAAAGATAAAGGAGCTCCTTGGAGTGGTCTACTGTCCAGTGTGCTATGAGAGGGAGGGCAAACTGGTTGAGCTTAAGATGGAGAGTGGCTGTGCAACGTGTCCAGTATGCGGATGGAGCAAGTGTGTGATAAGCTAATTCCTCTTCTTAACATTTTTAAGCCCCATACTCTCTTTTCCCTTGGGACATAAAATGAGGAAGTACTGGGATCTAATAATTGTGATTGCCCTTTCATTGATTTTAGACCTGGTAATATTTATAGCTCCTGAGAGCATAATAAGGAAGGCCCTTGGCCTAATTTTTGTCCTTTTTCTTCCTGGTTATGTTTTCATAACTGCTCTCTTCCCTGAGAGGAAAGAGCTGGACAACCTCGAAAGGTTGGCCTTGAGCTTTGGTCTAAGCATAGCTATAGTTCCACTAATAGGTTTGGCCCTAAACTACACTCCCTGGGGAATAAGGCTTAAACCGATCCTTGTGTCGTTAACTGTATTCAATGTAGCCTTCTCCATCATCGCGATTTATAGGAGGGCTAATGCAATTAACCCTTGGATTCCCTGGATAAGCATAGAGGATCTAAAAAGGGAACTCGAATGGGAAAAGGCGAGCAAGCTGGATAAGGCCCTAACGGTGATTTTGCTGATATCAATTATAGTTTCTATTGGAGTTTTAATTTATGTTGTAACACATCCGAAGCCTGGAGAGGCATTTACCGAGTTCTACATTTTAGGGCCGAAAGGGAAAGCTGCAGATTATCCTACAAAACTTTTCGTGAATGAGACGGGGAGGGTTATTATTGGGATAGTTAATCACGAGCATAGGAATGTTACATATTACGTTGAGATATGGCTCGTCAATTTAACTTACAATTTCACTACCAACGAAACCATAATCCATGAGATGTACTTGATGAACAGGTTTAACGTGACACTCCCTTCAATTCCCGTGAATATAGAGGGCAACTGGACGCCTCAATTTGAGATGAACTATACGTTCAAAATAGATAAACCAGGGAAGTGGCAGATTTGGTTCCTCCTATTCAAAGACAAAGAACCTCCAATTCCTAAAGAGTGTTTAATGGGTGCAAATTGTTTAAGTGAGAAATGGAGAATTATAGAAGCTATAAATGGAACTATACAATCGTTAAAGTTAAACGTTAGGGTTATAGAGATTTAGTGGCTTAAGACTTCGTACACCTTTTTGGCGACTATTATTGAAAAAACTATCAAGAGAACCTCTATTAAGGGTTTGAGATTTTCTTTCTGATCCTTTGATAAGAAAAGAGATCCAACTTCTAAGGTTATTAGCAGGCCTATAAGAGCTAACGTCAGAAATACGTCGATACTCTCTGTAGCCAGCGCTGAAATTAGGAACCATGCGGACAGAAATATTATTGCATAGTCCTCTACATCCATCTTTCGACTCCCCCTAACTTCCGGGCAGTTATTTTCACTCTCCCTCTCTCAAATGTGAAATTCTCGCTAACTATTACTTCCCCTGTTCCCTTGCTTAGACCCAAGAGGATTGAAGAGCATATTGGACAAGCTACTTGGGAGCAATCTTCTATGTTACTTCTGCAGAATTTAATTTGCCTTGGCTTTACATAAATCGTGTAAACATCATCTCCCTCTTCAATGTAGACTTCATCGGCAAGCCCTAAAGATTTCAAAACAGAACCGGCAACACTCTCAACTCCTCCAACCCCTATCCCATTCAGACTTCCCTCTAAGTGTTCTTCAAACTTTTTAACTAAGTGAAGACCAGTTGGTTTGAGGAGAATTCCCATTTGTCTCTCGCTTGGCGCTGAGCTTAGGAAGACAACGTCCTCACCAAGTCTTCCTAGATCAAGATCAAAATCCCTACTTAAGGGAATAAAGACTCCACCCTCGGGGAGGTTCTCGTAAGGGGGA
This is a stretch of genomic DNA from Pyrococcus sp. ST04. It encodes these proteins:
- a CDS encoding DUF1616 domain-containing protein, encoding MRKYWDLIIVIALSLILDLVIFIAPESIIRKALGLIFVLFLPGYVFITALFPERKELDNLERLALSFGLSIAIVPLIGLALNYTPWGIRLKPILVSLTVFNVAFSIIAIYRRANAINPWIPWISIEDLKRELEWEKASKLDKALTVILLISIIVSIGVLIYVVTHPKPGEAFTEFYILGPKGKAADYPTKLFVNETGRVIIGIVNHEHRNVTYYVEIWLVNLTYNFTTNETIIHEMYLMNRFNVTLPSIPVNIEGNWTPQFEMNYTFKIDKPGKWQIWFLLFKDKEPPIPKECLMGANCLSEKWRIIEAINGTIQSLKLNVRVIEI